Proteins from a single region of Carassius gibelio isolate Cgi1373 ecotype wild population from Czech Republic chromosome A5, carGib1.2-hapl.c, whole genome shotgun sequence:
- the LOC127988370 gene encoding regulator of G-protein signaling 3-like isoform X1 has protein sequence MLLTREDEPGRCNVLQSPLYLHEIQLQDVPADKLRLYISYWIERTECLFSLEAFSSEQKRRVVQCLRDNIDKQLTLRDRIGPDQMLEPKAAEQADLGLLGFSPHSVSEPCSPSCPSASPIMRRTNCSSPAQRLSYPDLHCSTGDANQTSPTSRDGCKPPYLDTSEIWKDRQKEVKGGGQESELEKREQGEGESASETISVGARPTSSSSSSSPLVIPRLCLDRSFNTDALTSPSTDDDEEEEEEDDEDADEGFLKRRSMVESSPSSGQQSGGLCVQRSLHRRTHSEGSLLQEPRSPRFISDQAIDCIEAKREPSERWAVPSPQTLRKELTKNGGSVHQICLLFTGRRVCGKPNCKCDTGKTGVKKKKSKNLAKDMKNRLTFLRKKTNDRHGSNPASKLEKVLKSDKPTPEEALRWAESLDALLSHKYGPLVFRSFLQTEFSEENLDFWLACEDFKRIKSLSKMATRAKKIFTEYISIQSCKEVNLDSYTREHIKENMENICADCFDLAQSRIFGLMERDSYPRFLRSDIYLELTNQKRPSSVTDPS, from the exons AGGACCGAATGTCTGTTCAGCCTGGAAGCCTTTTCATCCGAGCAGAAGAGGAGGGTCGTTCAGTGTCTGAGAGACAATATTGACAAGCAGCTCACCCTGAGGGACAGAATAGGCCCCGACCAG ATGCTGGAACCAAAAGCAGCTGAACAGGCTGATCTGGGTCTGCTGGGCTTCAGCCCTCACAGTGTGTCTGAGCCCTGTTCCCCATCATGCCCCTCTGCATCGCCCATCATGAGAAGAACCAACTGCAGCTCTCCAGCTCAGCGGCTCTCATACCCAGACCTGCACTGCAGCACCGGAGACGCCAACCAAACCTCTCCGACCTCTCGAGATGGCTGCAAACCTCCATACCTGGACACCTCCGAGATCTGGAAGGACAGACAGAAGGAGGTGAAAGGAGGTGGCCAAGAGTCAGAACTGGAGAAAAGGGAGCAGGGGGAGGGAGAGAGTGCTTCTGAGACCATCAGTGTTGGCGCCAGACCTACATCGTCATCGTCATCTTCCTCACCTCTAGTCATTCCCAGGCTGTGCCTGGATCGTTCCTTCAACACAGATGCTTTGACCTCACCGTCAACTGAcgatgatgaagaggaggaggaggaagatgatgaggACGCAGATGAAGGCTTTCTGAAAAGGAGGAGTATGGTGGAATCATCTCCTAGCAGTGGGCAGCAGAGCGGGGGCTTGTGTGTGCAGAGGTCCCTCCACAGACGGACGCACAGCGAGGGTAGTTTGCTGCAGGAGCCTCGGTCTCCTCGCTTCATCTCCGATCAGGCCATCGACTGCATAGAGGCCAAGCGGGAACCTTCGGAGCGCTGGGCGGTTCCATCCCCACAGACCCTGAGGAAAGAGCTCACCAAGAACGGAGGATCCGTCCACCAGATCTGCCTGCTCTTCACTGGAAGAAGG GTTTGTGGCAAGCCGAACTGTAAATGTGACACAGGAAAAACTGGTGTCAAAAAGAAGAAATCCAAGAATTT GGCCAAAGACATGAAAAACCGCCTGACTTTTCTGCGGAAGAAGACCAACGACAGACATGGAAGCAATCCAGCCAGCAAGCTTGAGAAAGTCCTCAAGTCAGACAA ACCGACTCCAGAGGAAGCTCTCAGATGGGCAGAGTCACTTGATGCACTGCTTTCCCACAAAT ATGGCCCATTGGTTTTCCGTTCCTTCCTGCAAACAGAGTTTAGTGAAGAGAATCTGGACTTTTGGTTGGCCTGTGAGGACTTCAAGAGGATCAAATCACTGTCCAAAATGGCAACCAGAGCAAAGAAGATATTCACGGAGTACATCTCCATACAGTCCTGTAAAGAG GTTAATCTGGACTCGTACACCAGGGAGCACATCAAAGAAAACATGGAGAACATCTGTGCAGACTGCTTTGACCTGGCTCAGAGCAGAATCTTTGGACTAATGGAAAGAGACTCATACCCTCGATTCCTCCGCTCTGACATTTACCTGGAGTTAACCAACCAAAAGAGACCCAGCTCTGTTACAGATCCGTCTTAA
- the LOC127988370 gene encoding regulator of G-protein signaling 3-like isoform X2 yields the protein MLEPKAAEQADLGLLGFSPHSVSEPCSPSCPSASPIMRRTNCSSPAQRLSYPDLHCSTGDANQTSPTSRDGCKPPYLDTSEIWKDRQKEVKGGGQESELEKREQGEGESASETISVGARPTSSSSSSSPLVIPRLCLDRSFNTDALTSPSTDDDEEEEEEDDEDADEGFLKRRSMVESSPSSGQQSGGLCVQRSLHRRTHSEGSLLQEPRSPRFISDQAIDCIEAKREPSERWAVPSPQTLRKELTKNGGSVHQICLLFTGRRVCGKPNCKCDTGKTGVKKKKSKNLAKDMKNRLTFLRKKTNDRHGSNPASKLEKVLKSDKPTPEEALRWAESLDALLSHKYGPLVFRSFLQTEFSEENLDFWLACEDFKRIKSLSKMATRAKKIFTEYISIQSCKEVNLDSYTREHIKENMENICADCFDLAQSRIFGLMERDSYPRFLRSDIYLELTNQKRPSSVTDPS from the exons ATGCTGGAACCAAAAGCAGCTGAACAGGCTGATCTGGGTCTGCTGGGCTTCAGCCCTCACAGTGTGTCTGAGCCCTGTTCCCCATCATGCCCCTCTGCATCGCCCATCATGAGAAGAACCAACTGCAGCTCTCCAGCTCAGCGGCTCTCATACCCAGACCTGCACTGCAGCACCGGAGACGCCAACCAAACCTCTCCGACCTCTCGAGATGGCTGCAAACCTCCATACCTGGACACCTCCGAGATCTGGAAGGACAGACAGAAGGAGGTGAAAGGAGGTGGCCAAGAGTCAGAACTGGAGAAAAGGGAGCAGGGGGAGGGAGAGAGTGCTTCTGAGACCATCAGTGTTGGCGCCAGACCTACATCGTCATCGTCATCTTCCTCACCTCTAGTCATTCCCAGGCTGTGCCTGGATCGTTCCTTCAACACAGATGCTTTGACCTCACCGTCAACTGAcgatgatgaagaggaggaggaggaagatgatgaggACGCAGATGAAGGCTTTCTGAAAAGGAGGAGTATGGTGGAATCATCTCCTAGCAGTGGGCAGCAGAGCGGGGGCTTGTGTGTGCAGAGGTCCCTCCACAGACGGACGCACAGCGAGGGTAGTTTGCTGCAGGAGCCTCGGTCTCCTCGCTTCATCTCCGATCAGGCCATCGACTGCATAGAGGCCAAGCGGGAACCTTCGGAGCGCTGGGCGGTTCCATCCCCACAGACCCTGAGGAAAGAGCTCACCAAGAACGGAGGATCCGTCCACCAGATCTGCCTGCTCTTCACTGGAAGAAGG GTTTGTGGCAAGCCGAACTGTAAATGTGACACAGGAAAAACTGGTGTCAAAAAGAAGAAATCCAAGAATTT GGCCAAAGACATGAAAAACCGCCTGACTTTTCTGCGGAAGAAGACCAACGACAGACATGGAAGCAATCCAGCCAGCAAGCTTGAGAAAGTCCTCAAGTCAGACAA ACCGACTCCAGAGGAAGCTCTCAGATGGGCAGAGTCACTTGATGCACTGCTTTCCCACAAAT ATGGCCCATTGGTTTTCCGTTCCTTCCTGCAAACAGAGTTTAGTGAAGAGAATCTGGACTTTTGGTTGGCCTGTGAGGACTTCAAGAGGATCAAATCACTGTCCAAAATGGCAACCAGAGCAAAGAAGATATTCACGGAGTACATCTCCATACAGTCCTGTAAAGAG GTTAATCTGGACTCGTACACCAGGGAGCACATCAAAGAAAACATGGAGAACATCTGTGCAGACTGCTTTGACCTGGCTCAGAGCAGAATCTTTGGACTAATGGAAAGAGACTCATACCCTCGATTCCTCCGCTCTGACATTTACCTGGAGTTAACCAACCAAAAGAGACCCAGCTCTGTTACAGATCCGTCTTAA